A single genomic interval of Spinacia oleracea cultivar Varoflay chromosome 6, BTI_SOV_V1, whole genome shotgun sequence harbors:
- the LOC110794789 gene encoding uncharacterized protein, with protein MSMNQEEPSTAPNSDRWYTLTLGSSFKDHQPSSKFCTLRYEFKPASIDKSQRGALHKTKDNKISVEFNNNQPGKPKVTFEGSSEDYKENDAVLFFDGNSFKLERLHRAVKRLRHVRLPGESATAALAASSAADGSSPPVGRGVKAQAQVQHQQVQHVQHQQVQPQAYNSRSAFTAPLPPQPPPPPPPVSVEVERMDVGDAGNSGRKPNVEKPTNTPPQQQNVMASPDFDLEEHLDIMIDDDEDTLEAVKDSGEEKAVHTGIDINIPQQNDTDDDFADVDVNDDNGVMAGNAAAALRAQVNAVERVGHTSSSSASSGSDSSGSSSGSGSGSSSSDSESSDGDSVNSI; from the exons ATGTCGATGAACCAAGAAGAACCAAGCACAGCACCAAATTCAGATCGATGGTACACTCTAACCCTAGGTTCTTCCTTCAAAGATCATCAACCGTCTTCCAAATTCTGCACTCTACGCT ATGAATTTAAGCCGGCGTCGATTGATAAAAGTCAACGGGGAGCATTGCATAAGACGAAGGACAATAAAATAAGCGTCGAATTCAACAATAATCAGCCTGGTAAACCTAAGGTTACCTTCGAAGGTTCTAGCGAAGATTACAAGGAAAACGACGCCGTTTTGTTTTTTGACGGCAATAGTTTCAAACTTGAACGCCTTCACCGTGCTGTTAAGCGTTTGCGTCATGTTCGCTTGCCCGGCGAATCTGCCACCGCTGCGCTGGCTGCATCTTCCGCAGCGGACGGTAGTTCGCCACCTGTGGGAAGAGGAGTTAAAGCTCAAGCCCAAGTGCAGCATCAACAGGTGCAACATGTGCAGCATCAACAGGTGCAGCCTCAAGCTTATAATAGCCGGTCTGCTTTTACAGCGCCCTTACCACCTCAGCcgccacctccaccaccaccggTTTCG GTTGAAGTTGAGCGAATGGATGTTGGTGATGCTGGAAATTCGG GAAGAAAACCTAATGTTGAGAAGCCGACAAATACCCCTCCTCAACAACAAAATGTTATGGCATCTCCGGACTTTGATTTGGAAGAACACTTGGACATAATGATTGATGACGACGAGGACACATTAGAGGCTGTCAAAGATAGTGGTGAAGAAAAAGCAGTCCATACTGGCATTGATATTAACATCCCACAGCAAAATGACACGGATGATGATTTTGCTGATGTGGACGTGAATGATGATAACGGGGTTATGGCTGGTAATGCTGCGGCAGCCCTACGAGCCCAGGTTAATGCAGTGGAAAGGGTGGGCCACACTTCCAGCTCAAGTGCTAGCAGTGGGAGTGATAGTAGCGGAAGCAGCAGTGGAAGTGGTAGCGGTAGTAGCAGCAGCGATAGTGAGAGCAGTGATGGTGATTCTGTTAACTCTATTTGA
- the LOC110794787 gene encoding uncharacterized protein translates to MATPALRMIDIAVNFTDGMFKGIYHGKNCHIPDIQVVLNRAWNAGIDRIIVTGGSLEESKKALAIAETDGRLFCTVGVHPTRCNEFEESGDPEKHFQELLFLAKEGVEKGKVVAIGECGLDYDRLQFCQVDIQKKYFEKQFELAYAMKLPMFLHMREAAADFCDILDRNKSRFLSGVAHSFTGSAEDRDKLLSFSNMYIGLNGCSLKTAENLEVVKGIPVERMMIETDSPYCEIKNTHAGIKMVKSTWPSKKKEKYDPECLVKGRNEPCLVRQVLEVVAGCKGIADINQLSQDVYHNTCRVFFPHDLDSAADALLTGKENQ, encoded by the exons ATGGCTACACCTGCACTGCGGATGATAG ATATTGCAGTTAATTTCACAG ATGGCATGTTTAAGGGAATTTATCATGGCAAGAATTGCCATATCCCAGATATTCAAGTAGTTTTAAACAGAGCTTGGAATGCTGGAATTGATCGAATAATC GTTACAGGAGGATCTCTCGAGGAGTCGAAAAAAGCTCTAGCAATTGCAGAAACTGATG GAAGGCTATTTTGTACGGTTGGTGTGCATCCAACTAGATGCAAT GAATTTGAAGAAAGCGGCGATCCAGAAAAGCATTTTCAGGAACTTCTATTCCTAGCTAAGGAGGGAGTCGAGAAGGGAAAG GTTGTGGCGATAGGTGAATGTGGACTGGACTATGACAGACTTCAGTTTTGTCAAGTTGATATCCAAAAGAA GTATTTTGAGAAACAATTCGAATTGGCATATGCTATGAAGCTGCCAATGTTCCTGCATATGCGTGAAGCTGCAGCAGATTTCTGTGATATTCTTGATCGCAATAAAAGCAG ATTTTTATCTGGAGTTGCTCATTCTTTTACTGGAAGTGCAGAAGATCGTGATAAACTACTTTCTTTCAGTAATATGTACATTG GACTCAATGGCTGCTCTCTGAAGACGGCTGAGAATCTGGAGGTGGTGAAGGGAATACCTGTTGAGAGGATGATGATTGAAACAGATTCACCGTACTGTGAGATTAAGAACACTCATGCAGGGATTAAAATGGTTAAGTCAACTTGGCCatctaaaaagaaagagaaatatGATCCAGAGTGCCTTGTCAAAGGGAGAAATGAACCCTGCTTAGTTCG GCAAGTCCTCGAGGTGGTTGCTGGCTGCAAGGGTATTGCTGACATAAATCAGCTGAGTCAGGATGTGTACCACAATACTTGCAG GGTCTTTTTTCCTCATGATTTGGACTCTGCTGCTGATGCTCTACTCACTGGTAAAGAGAACCAGTAA
- the LOC110794788 gene encoding 33 kDa ribonucleoprotein, chloroplastic — protein MAIATALSTIVTPSSSSSTTFSLLPSESSFAHFSLKPKPFLKTTLTLKSQHFIPTPLPLLFPLHLCHCASALSDTEEQITDEFEENPDEFEQEPEQEQEGIESEEVEVAKNKGLDSVDDSRIFVGNLPYTMTSDQLSEVFAEAGQVKSIEIIYDKVTDRSRGFGFVTMGSVDEAKEAVRLFDGSQVGGRTVRANLPEVPRGGERKVMGPTIRNSNQSYVDTPHKIYAGNLGWGVTTQGLREAFVNREGFLSAKVIYERASGRSRGFGFVTFSTVEAANSALTSMNGVELEGRPLRLNMASDRIRSTPEANVEQS, from the exons ATGGCGATAGCAACAGCTCTTTCCACCATTGTTACACCTTCATCCTCCTCCTctactactttctctctcctcccttcagaAAGCTCTTTCGCCCACTTTTCTCTCAAGCCTAAACCTTTCCTCAAAACAACCCTAACACTTAAATCCCAACATTTCATTCCCACTCCCCTCCCTCTTCTCTTCCCTCTCCACCTCTGCCACTGTGCTTCCGCCTTGAGCGATACCGAAGAACAGATAACCGATGAATTTGAAGAAAACCCAGATGAATTTGAGCAAGAACCGGAACAAGAACAAGAGGGAATTGAGTCAGAAGAAGTTGAAGTTGCAAAAAATAAAGGGTTAGATTCAGTTGATGATTCCAGGATTTTTGTGGGAAATTTGCCTTATACTATGACTTCTGATCAATTGTCTGAAGTCTTTGCTGAAGCTGGTCAAGTAAAGTCCATTGAG ATTATATATGATAAGGTTACTGATAGGAGCAGAGGGTTTGGATTTGTTACCATGGGAAGCGTTGATGAGGCGAAAGAGGCTGTTCGGCTGTTTGATGGTTCT CAAGTTGGAGGCCGAACTGTGAGGGCAAACTTACCAGAAGTGCCAAGAGGTGGTGAGAGGAAAGTGATGGGGCCAACTATTCGAAATAGCAACCAGAGTTATGTGGATACTCCTCACAAGATCTATGCTGGTAATCTCGGATGGGGAGTTACAACACAAGGCCTCCGAGAAGCCTTTGTTAACCGAGAAGGCTTTCTAAGTGCCAAAGTGATATACGAGAGAGCAAGTGGAAGATCACGAGGTTTTGGCTTCGTCACTTTCTCAACTGTTGAGGCTGCAAATTCTGCTCTCACTTCTATGAATGGAGTG GAACTGGAAGGACGGCCTTTACGATTGAACATGGCATCTGATAGAATTCGCTCTACCCCTGAGGCTAACGTTGAGCAGAGTTAG